From the genome of Nasonia vitripennis strain AsymCx chromosome 1, Nvit_psr_1.1, whole genome shotgun sequence, one region includes:
- the Or261 gene encoding odorant receptor 261 isoform X2 gives MEAKLAKYARYRNVVRRLLLLSGIWPHLEDTCRLYRVLTFSATFVIAALGAKVFAYCIDNIAHVSLFAKGMSNAFSFYTSVLKDLVMLNDCLGRRFEDELKREDRRPLLLQSISVYTRFMCIVAGLTATALVFYTLVPLVFIFKYKKLTQIYQGRYPFAVEPGGRVYWCVCFVESISVVFVWNVVCSVDNAFGLHSFRMCGLLRSLADRFAKLQPDDPGYIVELRDCVRTHQLVLRAKEALQRVYGLVVLWTYVTSAIIMCSILYQADQAKKHMTVTRVIFFTSYITLKLLQSFTYAYYGSLVSQESEKCQNAIYTSNWPGSGDLRLMKDVLIIQSQRPIVLRANGFFIVSMEMFEKIVNTTISYFFLLQAVEEK, from the exons ATGGAGGCAAAGTTGGCCAAGTACGCGAGGTACCGGAACGTCGTGAGGAGGCTTTTGTTGTTGAGCGGGATATGGCCGCATCTCGAGGACACCTGCAGGCTCTACAGGGTGCTCACGTTCTCCGCGACTTTCGTCATCGCCGCCCTCGGGGCGAAGGTTTTTGCATACTGCATCGATAACATCGCCCACGTCTCGCTCTTCGCCAAGGGGATGAGCAACGCTTTCAGCTTTTATACCTCGGTTTTGAAG GACCTCGTAATGCTGAACGACTGTCTCGGGCGCCGGTTCGAGGATGAGCTGAAGCGCGAGGATCGCAGACCCCTGCTTCTCCAGAGCATCTCGGTGTACACGAGGTTTATGTGCATCGTGGCTGGTCTCACAGCTACGGCGCTCGTTTTCTACACTCTCGTCCCCCTCGTGTTCATCTTCAAGTACAAGAAGCTCACACAGATCTATCAG GGCAGATACCCGTTCGCAGTGGAGCCGGGCGGCAGAGTCTACTGGTGCGTCTGCTTCGTCGAATCGATCTCCGTAGTGTTCGTCTGGAACGTCGTCTGCAGCGTGGACAACGCGTTCGGGCTGCACAGCTTTCGAATGTGTGGGCTGCTGCGTAGTCTCGCCGACAGATTCGCAAAATTGCAACCCGACGATCCGGGTTACATCGTGGAGCTGAGGGACTGCGTGAGGACGCATCAGCTGGTGCTGAGAGCCAAGGAGGCGCTGCAGAGGGTCTACGGGCTGGTCGTACTCTGGACTTACGTGACCAGTGCCATCATCATGTGCAGCATTCTGTATCAGGCTGATCAG GCGAAGAAACACATGACCGTGACgagagtgatttttttcacatccTACATCACGCTGAAACTGCTCCAGTCTTTCACCTATGCCTACTACGGCTCGCTCGTCTCGCAGGAA AGCGAAAAGTGTCAAAACGCAATTTACACGTCCAACTGGCCGGGCTCCGGAGATTTGAGATTGATGAAGGACGTTCTGATCATACAGTCGCAGCGGCCGATCGTTCTCAGAGCTAACGGATTTTTCATCGTCTCGATGGAGATGTTCGAAAAG ATAGTAAACACGACGATATCCTATTTCTTTCTACTGCAGGCCGTGGAGGAAAAGTAA
- the Or261 gene encoding odorant receptor 261 isoform X3, producing MEAKLAKYARYRNVVRRLLLLSGIWPHLEDTCRLYRVLTFSATFVIAALGAKVFAYCIDNIAHVSLFAKGMSNAFSFYTSVLKVLCYLVYRKDLVMLNDCLGRRFEDELKREDRRPLLLQSISVYTRFMCIVAGLTATALVFYTLVPLVFIFKYKKLTQIYQGRYPFAVEPGGRVYWCVCFVESISVVFVWNVVCSVDNAFGLHSFRMCGLLRSLADRFAKLQPDDPGYIVELRDCVRTHQLVLRAKEALQRVYGLVVLWTYVTSAIIMCSILYQADQSEKCQNAIYTSNWPGSGDLRLMKDVLIIQSQRPIVLRANGFFIVSMEMFEKIVNTTISYFFLLQAVEEK from the exons ATGGAGGCAAAGTTGGCCAAGTACGCGAGGTACCGGAACGTCGTGAGGAGGCTTTTGTTGTTGAGCGGGATATGGCCGCATCTCGAGGACACCTGCAGGCTCTACAGGGTGCTCACGTTCTCCGCGACTTTCGTCATCGCCGCCCTCGGGGCGAAGGTTTTTGCATACTGCATCGATAACATCGCCCACGTCTCGCTCTTCGCCAAGGGGATGAGCAACGCTTTCAGCTTTTATACCTCGGTTTTGAAG GTGCTTTGTTACCTGGTCTACCGCAAGGACCTCGTAATGCTGAACGACTGTCTCGGGCGCCGGTTCGAGGATGAGCTGAAGCGCGAGGATCGCAGACCCCTGCTTCTCCAGAGCATCTCGGTGTACACGAGGTTTATGTGCATCGTGGCTGGTCTCACAGCTACGGCGCTCGTTTTCTACACTCTCGTCCCCCTCGTGTTCATCTTCAAGTACAAGAAGCTCACACAGATCTATCAG GGCAGATACCCGTTCGCAGTGGAGCCGGGCGGCAGAGTCTACTGGTGCGTCTGCTTCGTCGAATCGATCTCCGTAGTGTTCGTCTGGAACGTCGTCTGCAGCGTGGACAACGCGTTCGGGCTGCACAGCTTTCGAATGTGTGGGCTGCTGCGTAGTCTCGCCGACAGATTCGCAAAATTGCAACCCGACGATCCGGGTTACATCGTGGAGCTGAGGGACTGCGTGAGGACGCATCAGCTGGTGCTGAGAGCCAAGGAGGCGCTGCAGAGGGTCTACGGGCTGGTCGTACTCTGGACTTACGTGACCAGTGCCATCATCATGTGCAGCATTCTGTATCAGGCTGATCAG AGCGAAAAGTGTCAAAACGCAATTTACACGTCCAACTGGCCGGGCTCCGGAGATTTGAGATTGATGAAGGACGTTCTGATCATACAGTCGCAGCGGCCGATCGTTCTCAGAGCTAACGGATTTTTCATCGTCTCGATGGAGATGTTCGAAAAG ATAGTAAACACGACGATATCCTATTTCTTTCTACTGCAGGCCGTGGAGGAAAAGTAA
- the Or261 gene encoding odorant receptor 261 isoform X1, producing MEAKLAKYARYRNVVRRLLLLSGIWPHLEDTCRLYRVLTFSATFVIAALGAKVFAYCIDNIAHVSLFAKGMSNAFSFYTSVLKVLCYLVYRKDLVMLNDCLGRRFEDELKREDRRPLLLQSISVYTRFMCIVAGLTATALVFYTLVPLVFIFKYKKLTQIYQGRYPFAVEPGGRVYWCVCFVESISVVFVWNVVCSVDNAFGLHSFRMCGLLRSLADRFAKLQPDDPGYIVELRDCVRTHQLVLRAKEALQRVYGLVVLWTYVTSAIIMCSILYQADQAKKHMTVTRVIFFTSYITLKLLQSFTYAYYGSLVSQESEKCQNAIYTSNWPGSGDLRLMKDVLIIQSQRPIVLRANGFFIVSMEMFEKIVNTTISYFFLLQAVEEK from the exons ATGGAGGCAAAGTTGGCCAAGTACGCGAGGTACCGGAACGTCGTGAGGAGGCTTTTGTTGTTGAGCGGGATATGGCCGCATCTCGAGGACACCTGCAGGCTCTACAGGGTGCTCACGTTCTCCGCGACTTTCGTCATCGCCGCCCTCGGGGCGAAGGTTTTTGCATACTGCATCGATAACATCGCCCACGTCTCGCTCTTCGCCAAGGGGATGAGCAACGCTTTCAGCTTTTATACCTCGGTTTTGAAG GTGCTTTGTTACCTGGTCTACCGCAAGGACCTCGTAATGCTGAACGACTGTCTCGGGCGCCGGTTCGAGGATGAGCTGAAGCGCGAGGATCGCAGACCCCTGCTTCTCCAGAGCATCTCGGTGTACACGAGGTTTATGTGCATCGTGGCTGGTCTCACAGCTACGGCGCTCGTTTTCTACACTCTCGTCCCCCTCGTGTTCATCTTCAAGTACAAGAAGCTCACACAGATCTATCAG GGCAGATACCCGTTCGCAGTGGAGCCGGGCGGCAGAGTCTACTGGTGCGTCTGCTTCGTCGAATCGATCTCCGTAGTGTTCGTCTGGAACGTCGTCTGCAGCGTGGACAACGCGTTCGGGCTGCACAGCTTTCGAATGTGTGGGCTGCTGCGTAGTCTCGCCGACAGATTCGCAAAATTGCAACCCGACGATCCGGGTTACATCGTGGAGCTGAGGGACTGCGTGAGGACGCATCAGCTGGTGCTGAGAGCCAAGGAGGCGCTGCAGAGGGTCTACGGGCTGGTCGTACTCTGGACTTACGTGACCAGTGCCATCATCATGTGCAGCATTCTGTATCAGGCTGATCAG GCGAAGAAACACATGACCGTGACgagagtgatttttttcacatccTACATCACGCTGAAACTGCTCCAGTCTTTCACCTATGCCTACTACGGCTCGCTCGTCTCGCAGGAA AGCGAAAAGTGTCAAAACGCAATTTACACGTCCAACTGGCCGGGCTCCGGAGATTTGAGATTGATGAAGGACGTTCTGATCATACAGTCGCAGCGGCCGATCGTTCTCAGAGCTAACGGATTTTTCATCGTCTCGATGGAGATGTTCGAAAAG ATAGTAAACACGACGATATCCTATTTCTTTCTACTGCAGGCCGTGGAGGAAAAGTAA
- the Or261 gene encoding odorant receptor 261 has product MEAKLAKYARYRNVVRRLLLLSGIWPHLEDTCRLYRVLTFSATFVIAALGAKVFAYCIDNIAHVSLFAKGMSNAFSFYTSVLCYLVYRKDLVMLNDCLGRRFEDELKREDRRPLLLQSISVYTRFMCIVAGLTATALVFYTLVPLVFIFKYKKLTQIYQGRYPFAVEPGGRVYWCVCFVESISVVFVWNVVCSVDNAFGLHSFRMCGLLRSLADRFAKLQPDDPGYIVELRDCVRTHQLVLRAKEALQRVYGLVVLWTYVTSAIIMCSILYQADQAKKHMTVTRVIFFTSYITLKLLQSFTYAYYGSLVSQESEKCQNAIYTSNWPGSGDLRLMKDVLIIQSQRPIVLRANGFFIVSMEMFEKIVNTTISYFFLLQAVEEK; this is encoded by the exons ATGGAGGCAAAGTTGGCCAAGTACGCGAGGTACCGGAACGTCGTGAGGAGGCTTTTGTTGTTGAGCGGGATATGGCCGCATCTCGAGGACACCTGCAGGCTCTACAGGGTGCTCACGTTCTCCGCGACTTTCGTCATCGCCGCCCTCGGGGCGAAGGTTTTTGCATACTGCATCGATAACATCGCCCACGTCTCGCTCTTCGCCAAGGGGATGAGCAACGCTTTCAGCTTTTATACCTCG GTGCTTTGTTACCTGGTCTACCGCAAGGACCTCGTAATGCTGAACGACTGTCTCGGGCGCCGGTTCGAGGATGAGCTGAAGCGCGAGGATCGCAGACCCCTGCTTCTCCAGAGCATCTCGGTGTACACGAGGTTTATGTGCATCGTGGCTGGTCTCACAGCTACGGCGCTCGTTTTCTACACTCTCGTCCCCCTCGTGTTCATCTTCAAGTACAAGAAGCTCACACAGATCTATCAG GGCAGATACCCGTTCGCAGTGGAGCCGGGCGGCAGAGTCTACTGGTGCGTCTGCTTCGTCGAATCGATCTCCGTAGTGTTCGTCTGGAACGTCGTCTGCAGCGTGGACAACGCGTTCGGGCTGCACAGCTTTCGAATGTGTGGGCTGCTGCGTAGTCTCGCCGACAGATTCGCAAAATTGCAACCCGACGATCCGGGTTACATCGTGGAGCTGAGGGACTGCGTGAGGACGCATCAGCTGGTGCTGAGAGCCAAGGAGGCGCTGCAGAGGGTCTACGGGCTGGTCGTACTCTGGACTTACGTGACCAGTGCCATCATCATGTGCAGCATTCTGTATCAGGCTGATCAG GCGAAGAAACACATGACCGTGACgagagtgatttttttcacatccTACATCACGCTGAAACTGCTCCAGTCTTTCACCTATGCCTACTACGGCTCGCTCGTCTCGCAGGAA AGCGAAAAGTGTCAAAACGCAATTTACACGTCCAACTGGCCGGGCTCCGGAGATTTGAGATTGATGAAGGACGTTCTGATCATACAGTCGCAGCGGCCGATCGTTCTCAGAGCTAACGGATTTTTCATCGTCTCGATGGAGATGTTCGAAAAG ATAGTAAACACGACGATATCCTATTTCTTTCTACTGCAGGCCGTGGAGGAAAAGTAA
- the LOC100679854 gene encoding leucine-rich repeat-containing protein 59 produces MTGKMTLKDIKDKLDDDTLDLSLCDLEEVPVKEISTIKRFSHLDLSNNALVTLPKTFATLTQIIKLDLSKNMLTEIPENFGELKQLRHLDLYSNKISRLPLSLGELKNLKWLDLKENPLTPAVASIAGPCSNASECQACAKNIVTYLANVKTTINEEKQRRLTAVQEIEKTTASNKKEAKKKKKNAEKKAAEKEKSPIVKKEPPQEKNSVPKSPKSKVDEHSSKRKDSNAGVFSLLCRAFISLIMWSVFFALLAITVLAVFPMYNEQQSEEIFKYVEVQTGVPLKHYHHEGIRLLESFIDKTKLWTNHTRELVEKTYQQYFLDESATQTTKKN; encoded by the exons ATGACAGGCAAAATGACTCTAAAAGATATAAAGGATAAGCTCGATGATGATACGCTGGATCTCAGTTTATGTGATTTAGAAGAAGTGCCTGTAAAAGAAATT TCTACTATCAAAAGGTTTTCTCATCTAGATTTATCAAACAATGCACTGGTTACATTACCC AAAACTTTTGCAACTCTGACGCAAATAATAAAGTTAGACTTGAGTAAAAATATGTTAACTGAAATACCTGAAAATTTTGGAGAACTTAAGCAGTTGAGGCATCTGGATCTATACAGCAACAAAATCAGTAGGCTTCCCTTAAGTTTAGGAGAATTGAAGAACCTAAAGTGGTTGGATTTGAAAGAGAATCCACTGACCCCTGCAGTAGCCAGTATCGCTGGTCCATGCAGTAATGCCAGCGAGTGCCAAGCTTGtgctaaaaatattgttacataTCTTGCCAATGTCAAAACGACCATAAATGAGGAGAAACAGCGCCGTCTCACTGCTGTACAGG AAATTGAAAAGACTACAGCTAGCAATAAAAAAGAagccaagaagaagaagaaaaatgcaGAGAAAAAAGCTGCTGAGAAGGAAAAGTCTCCGATTGTTAAGAAGGAGCCACCACAAGAGAAAAATAGTGTACCAAAATCTCCTAAATCAAAAGTTGATGAGCATTCTAGTAAAAGAAAAGATAGCAATG cagGAGTATTCAGTCTCCTTTGCAGAGCCTTCATTTCGTTGATTATGTGGTCAGTTTTCTTCGCTCTCCTGGCAATCACTGTTTTAGCTGTATTTCCAATGTATAATGAGCAGCAATCAGAAGAAATCTTCAAGTACGTCGAGGTTCAAACAGGTGTGCCGTTAAAACATTATCATCACGAGGGTATTAGATTATTAGAATCGTTCATTGACAAAACGAAGTTGTGGACTAATCACACGCGAGAGTTGGTAGAGAAAACTTACCAGCAGTACTTTTTAGATGAGTCTGCCACTCAAACaactaagaaaaattaa
- the LOC100121200 gene encoding cytosolic non-specific dipeptidase: MALPSTLQKLFKHIDSNKTRYIDNLRQVVAIKSVSAWPESRDEIIKMMKWAETKFKQLGATTELADLGTQKLPNGKEIPLPPALLGTLGTDPKKKTVLIYGHLDVQPALKEDGWDTEPFELVEKDEKLYGRGSTDDKGPVLCWLHALQGYQALGEDIPVNVKFVFEGMEESGSEGLDELLWSRKDSFLKGVDYVCISDNYWLGTTKPCITYGLRGICYFHVQVSCASRDLHSGTFGGTVHEAMADLIYLMNTLVDVNGKVLVDGIYDSVAKVTAEELKMYDNIEFDVNEYRDTCGTTRLAHNEDKKQLLMHRWRNPTLSLHGIEGAFYEPGEKTVIPGTVIGKFSLRIVPDMTPEEVEKKVVAYIQKQWQARGSPNKMKVSMCHAGRPWSSNPDHPHYVAARIATKYVYNVDPDCTREGGSIPVTLTFQEVTGKNVLLLPVGCGDDGAHSQNEKLNVRNYIEGTKLLGAYLYEVSQI, from the exons ATGGCACTCCCATCAACGTTACAGAAGCTTTTCAA GCACATCGATAGCAACAAGACAAGGTACATAGACAACCTGCGACAAGTAGTTGCAATCAAATCCGTGTCTGCTTGGCCAGAGAGTAGAGATGAGATCATCAAGATGATGAAGTGGGCGGAAACCAAGTTCAAACAGCTTGGAGCTACCACTGAATTGGCTGACCTTGGCACCCAGAAGTTGCCTAATGGAAAGGAGATCCCGCTGCCACCTGCTCTACTTGGAACTTTAGGCACCGACCCTAAGAAGAAGACTGTACTCATCTATGGACACTTGGATGTTCAACCAGCTCTGAAGGAAGATGGCTGGGACACTGAGCCTTTTGAGCTTGTTGAGAAGGATGAGAAGCTGTATGGCAGAGGAAGTACTGATGATAAAGGACCAGTTCTATGTTGGCTACATGCCCTTCAGGGATACCAGGCCCTTGGAGAAGATATTCCTGTCAATGTCAAG TTTGTGTTTGAAGGAATGGAAGAAAGTGGAAGTGAAGGTCTTGATGAACTTCTTTGGTCTCGCAAAGACTCATTTCTAAAGGGAGTTGACTACGTTTGCATATCTGACAACTACTGGCTTGGAACTACCAAACCTTGCATTACTTATGGTCTCCGTGGAATATGCTACTTCCATGTTCAAGTATCTTGTGCATCAAGAGATTTGCACAGTGGAACCTTTGGTGGAACTGTCCATGAAGCCATGGCTGATCTCATTTATCTGATGAACACTCTGGTTGATGTCAATGGCAAAGTTTTAGTTGATGGAATCTATGATAGTGTTGCTAAAGTAACTGCAGAAGAGCTGAAAATGTATGACAACATTGAGTTTGATGTTAATGAGTACAGAGACACCTGTGGAACCACAAGGTTGGCTCACAATGAGGACAAG AAACAACTTCTGATGCACCGCTGGAGGAACCCGACCCTCTCTCTTCACGGTATTGAAGGAGCCTTCTACGAGCCTGGCGAGAAGACCGTAATCCCTGGAACGGTGATCGGCAAGTTCTCCTTGAGAATAGTTCCGGATATGACTCCCGAAGAAGTCGAGAAGAAGGTCGTTGCGTACATCCAGAAGCAATGGCAAGCTCGTGGTAGCCCTAACAAGATGAAGGTCTCCATGTGCCATGCCGGTCGACCTTGGTCATCAAACCCAGACCATCCTCATTACGTCGCCGCGAGGATAGCAACGAAATACGTCTACAACGTAGATCCCGACTGTACACGCGAGGGAGGTTCCATCCCCGTAACTCTAACTTTCCAGGAAGTCACCGGCAAGAACGTATTGCTCTTGCCAGTTGGCTGTGGAGACGACGGTGCTCATTCGCAGAACGAAAAGTTGAACGTTCGCAATTACATCGAAGGA acGAAACTGCTTGGCGCCTACCTGTACGAAGTTTCTCAAATTTAA
- the LOC100121222 gene encoding alpha-L-fucosidase, which yields MLVYKAFLLLCFFVTCTLAAESPYYYLFSAIDEKDLGEGSAPVEVSVKYDPTWDSLDKRPIPTWYDDVKFGIFIHWGVFSVPSFGSEWFWINWKTGSKSIRQFMKDNYKPGFTYQEFAKDFTAEFFNATEWSKLFEASGAKYIVLTSKHHEGYTLWPSKYSFSWNSMDIGPHRDLVGELAEAIRRNTEIRFGLYHSLYEWFNPLYLEDKKNNFNTDNFVLNKIIPEMKELIKQYKPEILWSDGDWEATEAYWKSKEFLAWLYNESPVKDTVLTNDRWGVGTSCKHGDFYNCQDRYNPGILQKHKWENCMTIDKKSWGYRRNAPLEEYYSLEDLVKELVITVSTGGNFLMNVGPTKDGIIPVIFQERLRGIGKWLKTNGEAIYKTKPWVLQNDTIQEDVWYTHGQNGDVFATLLLWPKTNTVHLSNVVKTTEKTQISILNIQEPLIWRQESDSLKISLPLEAHKGEPAWVIRITNLTK from the exons ATGCTTGTCTACAAAGCATTTTTGCTACTGTGTTTTTTTGTTACTTGCACGTTAGCTGCTGAATCaccttattattatttgttttctgCTATCGATGAAAAGGATTTGGGTGAAGGTAGTGCTCCAGTCGAGGTCAGTGTAAAATATGACCCTACTTGGGATAGTCTAGATAAAAGACCTATACCAACTTGGTACGACGATGTCAAGTTTGGTATCTTCATCCATTGGGGAGTTTTTAGTGTTCCAAGCTTTGGCTCTGAATGGTTTTGGATAAATTGGAAGA CTGGAAGTAAATCAATCAGGCAGTTTATGAAAGACAACTACAAGCCAGGTTTTACGTATCAAGAATTTGCTAAGGACTTCACTGCTGAGTTCTTCAATGCAACAGAGTGGAGTAAATTGTTTGAGGCCTCTGGTGCAAAATACATAGTTCTGACTAGCAAACATCATGAAGGTTACACGCTTTGGCCCTCTAAGTATTCTTTCAGTTGGAATTCCATGGATATAGGACCTCACAGAGATTTAGTAG GAGAATTGGCTGAAGCAATTAGAAGAAATACAGAAATAAGATTTGGACTGTATCACTCCTTGTATGAATGGTTTAATCCATTGTACTTGGAGGATAAAAAGAACAATTTTAACACTGATAATTTTGTGCTTAATAAAATTATCCCTGAAATGAAAGAATTAATCAAGCAGTATAAACCAGAAATACTGTGGTCTGATGGTGATTGGGAAGCTACAGAGGCTTACTGGAAATCTAAAGAATTTTTGGCTTGGCTTTATAACGAAAGTCCTGTCAAGGATACAGTCCTTACCAATGATAGATGGGGAGTTGGTACATCATGCAAACATGGAGATTTCTACAACTGTCAAGATCGTTATAATCCTg gAATTTTACAAAAACATAAATGGGAGAATTGCATGACCATTGATAAAAAATCTTGGGGATACCGTAGAAATGCACCACTAGAGGAATATTATAGTTTGGAGGATTTAGTGAAAGAATTAGTTATTACGGTCAGTACTGGAGGTAACTTTTTGATGAACGTCGGACCTACGAAAGACGGTATAATTCCTGTAATATTCCAGGAGCGTCTTCGTGGAATCG GAAAATGGTTAAAAACCAATGGTGAAGCTATTTACAAAACCAAGCCATGGGTGCTCCAAAATGACACTATACAAGAAGATGTTTGGTATACCCACGGCCAAAATGGTGATGTCTTTGCTACATTACTCTTATGGCCAAAAACTAACACTGTTCATTTAAGTAATGTTGTGAAAACTACTGAAAAAACACAAATATCAATTCTTAATATACAGGAGCCTTTGATT TGGAGACAAGAATCAGATTCTCTGAAGATTTCTTTACCACTTGAAGCTCATAAAGGAGAACCAGCATGGGTGATTCGAATCACAAATTTGACAAAATAG